A genomic segment from Antedon mediterranea chromosome 6, ecAntMedi1.1, whole genome shotgun sequence encodes:
- the LOC140052286 gene encoding PH and SEC7 domain-containing protein 3-like isoform X5: MEKILQVKRGVSGGFGFSLMGGLDTNLPPVICDILENSPAAECHGMQIGDIILEINEERILGKSVKEAVSCLMKSPDCLVLKVKEDAKIRKRVEKFMEPITRDLNEKRLAQSSQPTSPTANYIRLTSSGKELEKAGLEASLRAEIARSEKLVSSPSSQFTIIEEQNTVDKTVGNNTAENKSMEQNVSLQNGSQSNIGVNTDSFTPLSSKCEHGTREQFSSAMMSSSTDSSLSDLTPSNKVLVTSALIHREDSSLSEAVGVQIMDTNSNKISNEPVIQINGHHDVGPDEETLRRERRHDSGVGGSSEGSAADSDPDLDSMNSQVNEFVLSKQKESQQPFVETHFNEDVDIANMSNHIEHNEQETSTTSPTLARPNDLPSDSHKNFLAPQTSPKKSPTKTTPQGALRLSHSTGCLEMSQSTTQDLYPEEESIPRSASCSTIDSEDALDMKTLEDAIMNNSSKGLDKPSAKRLAKRLFLLDGFKRSDVAKHLSKRNDFSQIVAEEYLNYFNFANEKLDSSLRKFLKAITLVGETQERERILTHFSRRYNECNPGKFKSSDTVHTLVCAMLLLNTDLHGQNIGKKMTLPAFQLNLEKMNDGEDFPRELLKRIYQSIKMNNIQWAKGEAQEISFQTPPNGTRTLSGNPFMELQSDPNAPVFMQGYIMRKNIKDGDGKKTPKGKRSWRMYYAVIKGLILYLHKSDMASQLNFHKPKESYSLHHCLATKDVEYSKRSNVFRVRHSDWSEYLTQCSDANEVQLWMQAFNIAAATLSTPPLPAGCGSIKRFTRPLLPSATSKLSRVEQQQNHESKVEELERELTEHRNYPPDKGARAPVLKDWEDKKDYLEYEVTRFKTYVYLLQSNVGNPLLTMHSPPPTAPAPLVSSTSMKKPLSQSVSTADVQRRSPNTKVYRSLSDRYSYRMAIYKTHEID; the protein is encoded by the exons CTGTTTCATGTTTAATGAAATCACCAGATTGCTTGGTGCTGAAAGTTAAAGAAG ATGCAAAAATAAGAAAACGAGTTGAAAAGTTTATGGAACCAATAACGAGGGATCTTAATGAGAAACGATTAGCACAATCAAGTCAGCCAACAAGTCCTACAGCCAACTATATCCGGCTAACATCTAGCGGAAAGGAGCTTGAAAAGGCTGGCCTTGAGGCATCGCTACGAGCGGAAATTGCCAGGAGTGAAAAACTAGTGAGCTCTCCGTCATCACAGTTTACAATTATTGAGGAACAAAATACTGTTGATAAAACTGTAGGTAATAATACTGCAGAAAATAAATCGATGGAGCAAAATGTAAGTTTACAAAATGGTAGTCAATCGAACATTGGAGTTAACACCGACTCATTTACACCATTGAGTAGCAAGTGTGAGCATGGAACACGCGAGCAATTTTCCAGTGCTATGATGTCAAGTAGTACAGACTCTAGTTTGTCTGATTTGACACCTAGTAACAAAGTACTTGTAACTAGTGCTCTCATACATCGTGAGGACTCGTCTTTGTCGGAAGCAGTCGGTGTTCAAATAATGGATACGAACTCAAATAAAATTTCGAATGAACcagtaatacaaattaatgGGCACCACGATGTAGGCCCAGATGAGGAGACTCTTAGACGAGAAAGGCGGCATGATTCTGGAGTCGGTGGTTCTTCAGAAGGAAGTGCTGCAGATTCAGACCCAGACTTAGATTCAATGAATTCTCAGGTTAATGAATTTGTATTGAGTAAGCAAAAAGAATCGCAGCAACCATTCGTGGAGACGCATTTTAATGAAGATGTTGACATCGCAAACATGTCCAACCACATTGAACACAATGAACAAGAAACCTCCACAACTTCTCCAACTCTGGCTAGACCCAATGATTTACCTTCAGATTCACATAAAAATTTCTTAGCCCCTCAAACATCACCGAAGAAATCTCCGACAAAGACGACTCCACAAGGTGCCTTAAGGCTTTCTCATAGCACTGGTTGTTTGGAAATGTCACAGTCAACTACTCAAGATTTATATCCTGAAGAAGAGTCTATACCCAGGAGTGCATCATGTTCAACCATAGATTCGGAAGATGCACTCGACATGAAAACGCTAGAAGATGCTATCATGAACAATAGTAGTAAAGGTCTTGATAAACCCTCTGCGAAAAGATTAGCAAAGCGGCTGTTTTTATTAGATGGATTTAAACGATCAGACGTTGCAAAACATCTTAGTAAAAG AAATGATTTTAGTCAAATAGTAGCTgaagaatatttaaattattttaattttgccaATGAAAAGCTGGACTCTTCTTTACGGAAATTTCTCAAGGCAATTACGTTAGTTGGCGAGACTCAGGAAAGAGAACGCATATTGACGCATTTCTCACGGCGATATAACGAATGCAATCCAGGAAAATTCAAATCTAGTGATACAGTACATACGTTAGTATGTGCAATGCTTTTGTTGAACACAGATTTACATGGACAA AACATAGGCAAAAAGATGACTTTACCAGCATTCCAACTAAACTTGGAAAAGATGAACGACGGAGAGGACTTCCCAAGGGAGCTTCTAAAGAGGATTTACCAGTCAATTAAGATGAACAACATTCAGTGGGCAAAGGGTGAGGCACAGGAAATCTCATTCCAAACCCCACCAAATGGCACCAGAACACTTAGTGGTAACCCTTTTATGGAG CTCCAAAGTGATCCAAATGCTCCTGTTTTTATGCAAGGCTACATCATGAGAAAGAACATTAAAGATGGCGATGGCAAAAAAA CTCCAAAGGGAAAGAGGTCATGGCGGATGTACTATGCTGTAATTAAAGgtcttattttgtatttacacAAG tcTGATATGGCATCGCAACTAAATTTTCACAAGCCTAAGGAGTCATACAGTTTGCATCATTGCCTAGCAACAAAGGATGTAGAGTACAGTAAAAGGTCAAATGTTTTTCGAGTTAGGCATTCTGATTGGAGTGAATACCTCACACAATGCTC AGATGCCAATGAGGTACAGTTGTGGATGCAGGCTTTTAACATTGCAGCCGCAACGCTATCAACTCCACCGTTACCAGCTGGGTGTGGTTCAATAAAGAGGTTTACTCGACCACTACTTCCTTCTGCTACTTCAAAGCTAAGTAGG GTTGAACAACAGCAGAATCATGAAAGCAAAGTTGAAGAATTGGAACGTGAACTGACTGAACATAGGAACTACCCTCCAGATAAAGGGGCGCGTGCACCTGTACTTAAGGACTGGGAAGATAAAAAAGATTACTTAGAATATGAG gTAACAAGATTCAAGACATATGTATACCTACTTCAATCAAATGTTGGAAACCCCCTTCTTACCATGCATTCTCCCCCTCCCACCGCCCCCGCCCCACTTGTATCATCGACGTCAATGAAGAAACCTTTATCTCAATCAGTTTCCACAGCAGATGTTCAAAGAAGATCACCAAATACCAAGGTATATAGAAGCCTATCAGATCGCTATAGTTATAGAATGGCTATTTATAAAACACATGAAATAGATTAA